One Setaria viridis chromosome 5, Setaria_viridis_v4.0, whole genome shotgun sequence genomic region harbors:
- the LOC117855815 gene encoding uncharacterized protein — MNKWRRYLYLVVDNVNGTYPLRRIDASTLFYPRDDGFKRPPRLQETPLPHPHLHFTPSRTKDGKGALEFFGFFGRGQKKSLLAAVDYKGFSLTYDAEDRTIHGIVSPNEPKHRNPVSLAVGEALYVMDREPVPGSCCGFEALTFDMPKEVMGKLGWDWYWHCLKAPPFVLEPGYNNTSIQGYTVVGGFNIWISTRGIGTYSFDTDNGSWSKAGDWELPFHGRADFFPEHGIWLGFSSQGNLLYSSDLGVSMQCKPELDMIWKDLSPLEEWIPLKSHLVHLGSDKFCVARMFERVDMTIRGSIPHVERFAIFTGLVLQPSRDGKEPEMVNHISRIYRFHGITTCWVF; from the coding sequence ATGAACAAGTGGCGGCGTTACTTGTATCTCGTGGTGGACAATGTGAACGGAACCTACCCTCTGCGCCGTATAGACGCATCAACTTTGTTCTACCCAAGAGATGATGGATTCAAAAGACCTCCTAGATTGCAGGAAACTCCGTTGCCTCACCCCCACCTCCATTTCACCCCTTCACGTACCAAGGACGGCAAGGGGGCCCTGGAATTCTTCGGTTTTTTTGGCCGTGGTCAGAAGAAGAGCCTTTTGGCCGCTGTCGACTACAAGGGATTTTCCCTGACCTACGATGCCGAGGACCGCACCATCCATGGCATCGTCTCGCCTAATGAGCCAAAGCACCGCAACCCTGTCTCCCTCGCTGTTGGTGAAGCTCTCTATGTCATGGACAGGGAGCCGGTCCCAGGTAGCTGCTGTGGCTTTGAGGCCCTCACATTTGACATGCCGAAGGAAGTGATGGGCAAGTTGGGCTGGGACTGGTACTGGCACTGCCTCAAGGCACCACCTTTCGTGCTTGAGCCTGGCTACAACAACACAAGCATCCAGGGTTACACGGTGGTTGGTGGCTTCAACATCTGGATATCCACAAGGGGCATTGGCACCTACTCATTTGACACAGATAATGGCTCGTGGAGTAAGGCTGGCGACTGGGAGCTGCCCTTCCATGGTCGTGCTGACTTCTTCCCAGAGCATGGCATATGGCTTGGCTTCTCATCTCAGGGGAATCTGCTCTACTCGTCAGACCTCGGAGTCTCTATGCAGTGTAAACCGGAGTTGGACATGATTTGGAAAGATCTGAGCCCACTGGAGGAGTGGATTCCTCTCAAGTCACACCTTGTGCATCTGGGGTCTGACAAGTTCTGCGTCGCCAGGATGTTTGAAAGAGTAGATATGACTATTCGTGGCAGCATACCTCATGTTGAGAGGTTTGCCATCTTCACTGGGTTGGTGCTGCAACCTAGCAGGGATGGCAAGGAGCCTGAGATGGTGAATCACATTTCTCGAATATACAGGTTTCATGGAATCACCACCTGTTGGGTTTTCTGA